The Chitinophaga niabensis genomic interval GTGGGATAGAAGAAATCGTTGTGGCCCGTTAATTTCACCGGGTTCACTTCATAAGGCAGTCCCAGGTCCAGGAACTGATGCACAGTATCCAGGGTATGTGCTCCCCAGTCTCCCAAAGCACCCATACCAAAATCAAACCAGCAGCGCCATTGACCATTCACAAAATCCTTGTTATAGGTATGCCCATGTGTTTGCATCTGCCATACATTCCAGTCCAATGTATCCGGAGTAGGCTCAGTTGCAGGGAAAGATTTGATATTGGTATCCCATCCATGCCAGCGGCGGGATGAGTTCATGTGCGCAGTTACAGCTGTTACATCTTTGATGATACCTGCCTCCTTCCATGCTTTGAACTGGAAATAATTAGCTTCAGAATGTCCCTGGTTACCCATCTGTGTAACCACCTTAGGATACTTCTTCGCCGCTTTCATCATCAGTTCTACTTCATTGAAAGTACGTGCCATTGGCTTTTCTACATACACATGTATACCAAGCGACATCGCCATCATCGTAATAGGAAAGTGAGCAAAGTCGGGAACGCCAATAGATACCGCTTCGATCTTTTTGCCCATTTTATCAAACATCTGCCTGAAATCCTGGAACCTCGGTACATCAGGGAATTGCTTCAATGTATCCAGTGTATGCGGTGCACCCATGTCTACATCACACAACGCCACGATATTAGCCAGGCCGGTTTTATACAAAGCCTGTATAATTTCTCCGCCACGGTTACCAATACCAATGCAGGCCAGGTTCACCTTTTCACCCGCTTTCAGCGGTTTGCCGTTTGCCATCAATATGCCGGGAGCAGCAATTGCCGCAGACGCCAGCATAGCTTGTTTCAAGAACGACCGTCTTGAATAATCATTATTCATACGTGTAATTATTTATAGTATTAACATTCCAAAATACATAAATAATTTACAGAATCATATGAATTTTACTCCACTGTGCTCAACAGCCGGGCAATGTTGGTATAAAACGGCCTTACGGAGAAGAAATAACCGATCCCGATCACATCAAAATGGTCGTACCCGTTATATACGCCCACATCATTCCACACACCTTTTTCCAGTGGAACTGCAGGATCGTAGGGCCTGATGACACTGCCTGCCGGGCCACTCATCCCATAAGTATTGGCCGCCCCATCATTTGGCCACCATTTGGAATCTATCACAATCTTACCGGGAACATTACGGGTATAATTGCCAAGGCCCATCAGTATCGGTGTGGGAAAAGCAATTGGCATTAATACAGGGTTCATATCCAGGCGGGGATATTCCCAACCGGTGAGCAGCCCACGGAGAGAAGCTTTGGTTGTAACAGAGAAATAGTACACATTCCGGGAATCCGGTTCTGTGGCTTGGGCTGCTACAGCTGCTTCCGGTGTAACATCATGCCCGGAATAATCATCCGTGCTCCAGATGTCGCTGTCCTCTACCCTTTGCGCGTAGGCATTCCAGCTTTCGCCGGGTTGTTGTTCCAGTCCCCATTGTTCCAGGCTGAAATCGTAGATCTTTTCAATTCCCGGAACAATTCCTGCCAACGCGGCCACCCAGGTAACCATTTTACGCACAAACGGAATATTCCCGTCCAGCAACAAATAGGAAAGTGTGGCGCCATTATGCGGTGTGCTGATGGTAGTAACAGATCTTACCCAACCGGTTTTATCTCCATTGAAAATATCCGCGTGTGCAGGATCTGTTCTCTCTGCAGCATTGCCCTGTTCCAGCAACGCCACCAGCTTACGCACGGTAATGCCCCCCATGCTATGCCCCAGCAAATGCACAGGATGTGCTGCATCCCATTCCGGATAAATACCGGGGAAATAACGTACCCGTTTTTGCGCATGCCCAAAATGGCTGCTGTGGAATTTCCCATAATCCACATACCCGCCTTTAATATAGTAATACAATTCTATGGCACGGTCCCAGTTACTGCTTACCGGGCCAACTTTTGCCTCATACGCAGGATAACCGCTACCGGTAAGGTATTGGGGAATATTGTCCTGCCCGCCCCAATAATGATAAAGCCCGCCCATTTCTCCTGGTCCGAAGCCCCCGAGGCCATGTACCATAATAATAGGAATATGCCCTCCACTGCGATGCATGCCGGAATGGCCGGCTGGCAACGGAATAGCTTTATCCAATGGGGTTACCGCTTCATTAGCCACTTCTTCTTTCTGAGAGAGGGATGACTCTTTTTTACAGGCAATGGCTAACAGCATTACTAAAATGATGAGGTAGTTTTTCACAAGCATTGATGATTTTTTTTGGAGTAAGGTGGCAATATAGAGCATTTAGCCCCTGTCTTAAAGCTAATCAATTGTTAATGAAACGAAAAAGGACCGTCCCAAAGCAGAACGGCCCTAAGTATATTATTAATGAATAGTTAATTATGCTTTCCTGTTCAGCAGCAGTTCTATCATCATTTCCAGTTTATCCTCATTGTTTGCATTGATCATGAAATTACCGAAGATCAAACGGCCTTCTCCATCTATCAGGAAATTTGCAGGAGCTCCTCCTCCATTATCCAGGTTACCTTTTGCCCTCCCTTTTACATCCTCCAATGGCGTAAATGTATATCCGCTGCTTTTCATAAAAGGAATTACATAATCGTTCTGCTCAGATACAATATTGATCCCAATATAATCAACAGCCCTTCCTGGAAACCTGCGAAGTGCATTTTCGAAATGCGGGAATTCTCCACGGCAGGGACCACAACCAGGGAACCAATATGTTAGCAATACTACCCTCCCCTTGTAATCAGATAAAGAGGTGGTACCGGCACGCAGATAACGTTTTAAAGTAAAAGGTGTAGCTGGCTTTGATACAGCATCCAGTCTTTTCCATATATCTGCATCTATCTGTGCTGCACCCTTGCCTAATTTAGTTCCATAAACGCTGAGTGCTTTTTTTAATTTCACCTCCGGTGTTCTAGAGAAATACACGATCAGGCTATCATAAGCCGCCTGGTTATTTCCTGATAAAGCGATAGATTCCGCCTTCAATAATTCCCGGCTCGCGTTAAAACCAAAATACCATGGTACTTTCACTGAACTGATCAATGCAAATGCCTCTTCCCCTTTTTTCTCCGCTATTAGTTTTTTTACTTCCAATACCTTCTGTGCAGTGGTCAGTTGAACGGCCCACTCTTTCGCTTCATCATTTTTCATGTTCCCCAATTCTGTTGCCAGTGCAACCGCCTTTGCAGGATCAATGTCCAGCAAAAGATCAAAGTAAGGATACATACCATTGCGGGACCAGCTGAACTTCTCCGGGGAATACCTGTTTTTCAGCGTATCAAATATTTTCGCCTTATAAGCTGAGTCCCTGGAATCTACCGCCAGCCAATAGAGGCCCTGCGCGCCCCGTTCGTTTGCAGGGAACCGTTTTACCACATCAAAGATCATGGTTTCCCATTTGCTGTGATCTTGCTTAAAGGAATGTGCATAGTAGAAAGCATACATCGCATTAGAGGGATCTGATTCCATTGCTTTCCGCAGGTATTCCATGCCTCCCGAAAAATCTCCCCAGCGCTGTGCATCTGCCCATAGATCTCCCCATGCTTCAGTAAAAGAAGGATTGAGCGCCACTGCCTTCAGTAAATAAGGTTTTGCCTTAGCATCTTCCGCATTGGTATATGCTTTGCCGATAGCATATGGAACGATGGCGGAACGGGGAAACTGCTTCATCCATTTTTCATATTGTGCCACAACAACCGGCGTGCTTAAACCAGCTGCTTTGATATACGCTTCATGCAGCCGCAAACTATCAGGAGCAGCCTCAATAGCGGCGACCAATTCTTTTACTTGCGCAACTGCAAAAAGAGGGAATAAGAATAGAATAATAACGATCCTTTTCATAACAATATTTAGGTCAATTAAATTTAAACAAAAAAGGGCCGTTCCAAACAGAACGACCCTGAGAAAAAGGCTAATAAAAAGTTAATTATGCTTTCCTGTTCAACAGCAGGTTGATCATCATTTCCAGTTTATCCTCATTCTTTCCATCGATCCTGAAATCATTAAAGATGAGGCGCCCTTCTGCATCTATCAGGAAATTTACAGGAGCTGCCCTCCTGTTATCCATGTTTCCTTTGGCCCTTCCTTCTTCTTCTTCAAGCGGTGTAAAAGTATATCCGCTGCCTTTCATAAAAGGAATTACGTAATCATTCTGTTCAGAAACGATATTAATTCCTACGTAATCAACAGGTTTGCCTTTGAATTTACGCAACGCATTTTCAAAATGCGGGAACTCCCCACGGCAGGGCCCACAGCCAGGGAACCAGTATGTCAGCAACACTACCTTACCTCTGTAATCAGATAAAGAAGCTTTACCAGGTGTTAAATAACGCTTCAAAGTAAAAGGAGTGGCAGGTTTGGAAATGGCATCCAGCCTTTTCCAGATATCTGCCTCCACCTGTGCAGCATCTTTACCCAGTTTAGCACCATAAGTATTGAGCGCACCTTTCAATTCCACCTCCGGTGTTTTGGAAAAATATACAATGAGGCTGTCGTAAGCTGCCTGGTTATTACCGGATACAGCAATACTTTCTGCTTTTAAAATGGCAAGGCCCGTGTTAAATCCAAAGTAACGTGGTAATTTTATTTTACTGATCAGCGCCAAAGCTTCATCACCTTTTTTCTCTGCGATCAGTTTTTTTACCGCTACTACATTTTGTGCGATCGTCAGCTGATCATCCCATCCTTTCATTTCCTCACTTTTGAACTTCACCATGTCTTCTGCCAGCGAAAGGGCCTTTGCAGGATCGGTATCCAGTAAAACATCATAGTAAGAACTCATACCACTGCGTGACCAGCCGAATTTTGCAGGAGAATAGCTACTTTTCAGCATTTCAAATATTTTCACTTTATAGGCAGCATCCTTTGAATCCACTGCCAGCCAATACAATCCCTGTGCACCGCGTTCGTTGTCAGGAAAACGTTTCACCAGGTCAAAGATCATGGCTTCCCTTTTCGCATCATCATCCTTAAAAGAATTGGCATAATAAAAAGCATAAGCGGCATTGGAACGATCAGATTCTGCTGCTTTCCGCAGATATTCCTGCCCGCCTTTAAAATCACCCCAGCGTTGTGCATCCGTCCACAGATTACCCCATGCTTCCGTAAAGGAAGGATCAATAGCTACTGCTTTCAGCAAATAAGGTTTTGCTTTGGGATTCTCCCTGTTAATGTACGCAAGCCCAATACCATAAGGTACCATGGCAGAACGCGGAAATTTCTTCATCCACTTTTCATACTGCGCCACCACCGCAGGTGTATTCACGCCTGCTGCTTTTGTATAGGCTTCGTGTACGTTCAAACTATCCGGCGTTGCTTCTACCGCGGCGATCAGTTTAGCCAGTTCTGCTTTATCTGTAACAAGAGTAGGCTCCTTCATCTGTGCTACCGCAAGAAGAGGAAATAAGAGTACGAGAATGATCATTCTTTTCATAAATAAATATTTTAATAAGGGTTTTGCGTAAGTTGTCCTTTACTGGCATCTATTTCAACACCATTGAGCGGAAGGAGATAACGTTTACTGTCCAGCGTATATGTTTTAGGTGTATTCACATCTATACCGGTGATGCTTACATTAAAGAAATCGCGTGTTACGGCAATATCGTCTGCAGGATGATCGTTCACGCTGAACCGGCGGATATCATACCAACGCATCACAAAGGGCATTTCCCTTCTTCTTTCTTCCAGTACCTTTTTGATAGCATCATTTTTGTCAGTAGCCGCT includes:
- a CDS encoding redoxin family protein, producing the protein MKRMIILVLLFPLLAVAQMKEPTLVTDKAELAKLIAAVEATPDSLNVHEAYTKAAGVNTPAVVAQYEKWMKKFPRSAMVPYGIGLAYINRENPKAKPYLLKAVAIDPSFTEAWGNLWTDAQRWGDFKGGQEYLRKAAESDRSNAAYAFYYANSFKDDDAKREAMIFDLVKRFPDNERGAQGLYWLAVDSKDAAYKVKIFEMLKSSYSPAKFGWSRSGMSSYYDVLLDTDPAKALSLAEDMVKFKSEEMKGWDDQLTIAQNVVAVKKLIAEKKGDEALALISKIKLPRYFGFNTGLAILKAESIAVSGNNQAAYDSLIVYFSKTPEVELKGALNTYGAKLGKDAAQVEADIWKRLDAISKPATPFTLKRYLTPGKASLSDYRGKVVLLTYWFPGCGPCRGEFPHFENALRKFKGKPVDYVGINIVSEQNDYVIPFMKGSGYTFTPLEEEEGRAKGNMDNRRAAPVNFLIDAEGRLIFNDFRIDGKNEDKLEMMINLLLNRKA
- a CDS encoding TlpA family protein disulfide reductase, whose protein sequence is MKRIVIILFLFPLFAVAQVKELVAAIEAAPDSLRLHEAYIKAAGLSTPVVVAQYEKWMKQFPRSAIVPYAIGKAYTNAEDAKAKPYLLKAVALNPSFTEAWGDLWADAQRWGDFSGGMEYLRKAMESDPSNAMYAFYYAHSFKQDHSKWETMIFDVVKRFPANERGAQGLYWLAVDSRDSAYKAKIFDTLKNRYSPEKFSWSRNGMYPYFDLLLDIDPAKAVALATELGNMKNDEAKEWAVQLTTAQKVLEVKKLIAEKKGEEAFALISSVKVPWYFGFNASRELLKAESIALSGNNQAAYDSLIVYFSRTPEVKLKKALSVYGTKLGKGAAQIDADIWKRLDAVSKPATPFTLKRYLRAGTTSLSDYKGRVVLLTYWFPGCGPCRGEFPHFENALRRFPGRAVDYIGINIVSEQNDYVIPFMKSSGYTFTPLEDVKGRAKGNLDNGGGAPANFLIDGEGRLIFGNFMINANNEDKLEMMIELLLNRKA
- a CDS encoding esterase/lipase family protein, with the translated sequence MKNYLIILVMLLAIACKKESSLSQKEEVANEAVTPLDKAIPLPAGHSGMHRSGGHIPIIMVHGLGGFGPGEMGGLYHYWGGQDNIPQYLTGSGYPAYEAKVGPVSSNWDRAIELYYYIKGGYVDYGKFHSSHFGHAQKRVRYFPGIYPEWDAAHPVHLLGHSMGGITVRKLVALLEQGNAAERTDPAHADIFNGDKTGWVRSVTTISTPHNGATLSYLLLDGNIPFVRKMVTWVAALAGIVPGIEKIYDFSLEQWGLEQQPGESWNAYAQRVEDSDIWSTDDYSGHDVTPEAAVAAQATEPDSRNVYYFSVTTKASLRGLLTGWEYPRLDMNPVLMPIAFPTPILMGLGNYTRNVPGKIVIDSKWWPNDGAANTYGMSGPAGSVIRPYDPAVPLEKGVWNDVGVYNGYDHFDVIGIGYFFSVRPFYTNIARLLSTVE
- a CDS encoding Gfo/Idh/MocA family protein, whose protein sequence is MKQAMLASAAIAAPGILMANGKPLKAGEKVNLACIGIGNRGGEIIQALYKTGLANIVALCDVDMGAPHTLDTLKQFPDVPRFQDFRQMFDKMGKKIEAVSIGVPDFAHFPITMMAMSLGIHVYVEKPMARTFNEVELMMKAAKKYPKVVTQMGNQGHSEANYFQFKAWKEAGIIKDVTAVTAHMNSSRRWHGWDTNIKSFPATEPTPDTLDWNVWQMQTHGHTYNKDFVNGQWRCWFDFGMGALGDWGAHTLDTVHQFLDLGLPYEVNPVKLTGHNDFFYPTSTTLSFKFPKRGDMPPLEVSWYDGVDNLPPIPAGYGVSGLDPNIPPPSNGAIKPAKLNPGKIIYSKELTFKGGSHGSTLSIIPEEKAKEMESKLPVVPKSPSNHFANFLLACKGQEQTRSPFSIAGPLSQMFCLGVMAQWTGSKIEFDREKKIVTNNKHANDLLVGPPPRKGWEQYYKV